A DNA window from Streptomyces canus contains the following coding sequences:
- a CDS encoding acyltransferase family protein, giving the protein MPETHHTRGGVRDAIRHGTDGIRRAADRIDAATPPERDRAVDALRAFAILGVVLGHWLVTALVADGGTLHTASPLQHMPWLAPISWAFQTLAVFFLVGGHVATRGYTSARARGATYGQWLTSRLSRLFKPVAVVLALWTVAAAALLLTGAQFETVRTLVRLALSPMWFLLVFSALTAATPLLLRLHPLWPLAVVLHVDIVRFGLGGPDWLGWVNLAAGWLVPYTLGAAWTRGELEGRRSGWLLFGAGAVVTAVLVGWAGYPASMVGVPGASVSNLNPPTLAAVTFGLAQCGLALLLRDRLRSGMRRPPVWAAVALVNLSAMTIFLWHQTALMATTATGLVAGRLPGLHTAPDGLGWVAARLAWIPVFVLALAVCRSAFRSFEQGPRRAGGRPSRVIRVHRRTESAATKEARRA; this is encoded by the coding sequence GTGCCTGAGACCCACCACACCCGGGGCGGCGTACGCGACGCGATACGCCACGGCACGGACGGCATACGCCGGGCCGCCGACCGGATCGACGCGGCGACACCCCCCGAGCGGGACCGTGCCGTCGACGCCCTGCGCGCCTTCGCGATCCTCGGCGTCGTCCTCGGCCACTGGCTGGTGACGGCCCTGGTCGCCGACGGCGGCACCCTGCACACCGCGAGCCCGTTGCAGCACATGCCCTGGCTGGCCCCGATCTCCTGGGCGTTCCAGACCCTGGCCGTGTTCTTCCTGGTGGGCGGCCATGTGGCGACACGCGGCTACACCTCGGCACGCGCCCGCGGGGCGACGTACGGACAGTGGCTGACCAGCCGTCTGTCGCGGCTCTTCAAGCCGGTGGCCGTCGTCCTCGCCCTGTGGACGGTGGCGGCGGCGGCCCTGCTGCTGACGGGAGCTCAGTTCGAGACGGTCCGCACGCTGGTCAGACTCGCCCTGTCCCCGATGTGGTTCCTCCTGGTCTTCAGCGCTCTGACGGCGGCGACCCCGCTGCTGCTGCGGCTCCACCCGCTGTGGCCGCTGGCCGTCGTCCTGCACGTGGACATCGTGCGCTTCGGGCTCGGCGGCCCGGACTGGCTCGGCTGGGTGAACCTGGCGGCCGGCTGGCTGGTGCCGTACACCCTGGGCGCCGCGTGGACGCGGGGCGAGCTGGAGGGGCGGCGCTCCGGATGGCTGCTGTTCGGGGCTGGTGCGGTGGTGACCGCGGTGCTCGTCGGGTGGGCGGGGTATCCGGCGTCGATGGTCGGGGTGCCGGGTGCCTCCGTCTCCAACCTGAACCCGCCGACGCTGGCCGCCGTCACCTTCGGACTGGCCCAGTGCGGCCTCGCCCTGCTGCTGCGCGACCGGTTGCGCAGCGGCATGCGACGTCCTCCGGTCTGGGCAGCCGTGGCGCTCGTCAACCTCTCCGCGATGACGATCTTCCTCTGGCATCAGACAGCGCTGATGGCCACCACGGCCACCGGCCTCGTCGCGGGCCGGCTGCCCGGTCTGCACACCGCCCCCGACGGACTGGGCTGGGTGGCGGCCCGGCTGGCCTGGATCCCGGTGTTCGTCCTCGCTCTGGCGGTCTGCCGGTCGGCCTTCCGGTCCTTCGAGCAGGGGCCGCGCAGGGCCGGCGGCCGTCCGTCACGGGTGATCCGTGTCCACCGACGTACGGAGTCGGCCGCAACGAAGGAGGCGCGTCGTGCCTAG
- the kynU gene encoding kynureninase encodes MSELTFKAQEWDAGDELAGVRSRFVLDDVVYLDGNSLGALPAAVPGRVEDVVRRQWGSLRIRSWDESGWWTAPERIGDRIAPLVGAAAGQIVVGDSTSVNVFKALVGAVRLAGGPDSGRDEVIVDESTFPTDGYIAESAARMTGCTLRAVTPAEVPGVLSGRTAAVLLNHVDYRTGRLHDLPGLTAAVHAAGAIAVWDLCHSAGALPVGLDAHGVDLAVGCTYKYLNGGPGSPAYLYVRRELQDRFDSPLPGWTSHADPFGMSPSYAPAEGALRGRVGTPDILSMLALEAALEVWDGVSVEAVRAKSLALTDFFLECVASYVDDGRVECVTPLAHRERGSQVALRCEDAGEVMKRLIERGVVGDFRHPDVLRFGFTPLYVGFADVERAARVLGETLDAGGRGFSG; translated from the coding sequence ATGTCTGAACTCACTTTCAAGGCGCAGGAGTGGGACGCGGGTGACGAACTGGCGGGCGTGCGCTCCCGGTTCGTGCTCGATGACGTGGTGTACCTCGACGGGAACTCACTGGGCGCGCTCCCGGCCGCCGTCCCGGGACGGGTCGAGGACGTCGTACGCCGTCAGTGGGGGTCGCTCAGGATCCGGTCCTGGGACGAGAGCGGCTGGTGGACCGCGCCCGAGCGGATCGGCGACCGGATCGCCCCGCTGGTCGGGGCGGCGGCCGGGCAGATCGTGGTCGGCGACTCGACAAGTGTCAACGTCTTCAAGGCACTTGTGGGAGCCGTGCGGCTCGCGGGCGGACCGGACTCCGGCCGTGACGAGGTGATCGTGGACGAGAGCACCTTCCCCACGGACGGCTACATCGCCGAGTCCGCGGCCCGGATGACGGGCTGCACCCTGCGGGCGGTGACCCCGGCGGAGGTGCCGGGCGTGCTGAGCGGCCGTACGGCGGCCGTCCTGCTCAACCACGTCGACTACCGCACCGGGCGCCTGCACGACCTGCCCGGGCTCACCGCCGCCGTGCACGCGGCGGGCGCGATCGCCGTCTGGGACCTGTGCCACAGCGCGGGCGCCCTGCCGGTCGGTCTCGACGCGCACGGCGTCGACCTCGCGGTCGGCTGCACCTACAAGTACCTGAACGGCGGCCCGGGTTCACCGGCGTACCTCTATGTGCGCCGCGAGCTCCAGGACCGCTTCGACTCCCCTCTGCCGGGCTGGACCTCGCACGCCGACCCCTTCGGCATGAGCCCGTCCTACGCCCCCGCCGAGGGCGCGCTGCGGGGCCGCGTGGGCACGCCCGACATCCTCTCCATGCTCGCCCTGGAGGCCGCCCTCGAGGTCTGGGACGGGGTGTCGGTCGAGGCGGTGCGCGCCAAGTCCCTCGCCCTGACGGACTTCTTCCTGGAGTGCGTCGCGTCGTACGTCGACGATGGCCGCGTCGAGTGTGTGACCCCCCTGGCCCACCGGGAGCGGGGCAGCCAGGTCGCGCTGCGCTGCGAGGACGCGGGCGAGGTGATGAAGCGCCTCATCGAGCGGGGTGTGGTGGGCGACTTCCGGCACCCGGACGTGCTGCGGTTCGGGTTCACGCCGTTGTACGTCGGGTTCGCGGACGTGGAGCGGGCGGCGCGGGTGCTGGGGGAGACACTCGATGCGGGTGGGCGCGGCTTCTCCGGCTGA
- a CDS encoding alpha/beta hydrolase produces MPDDAASRAAAEARAAAEEESAFSHAAVDPDATAVYGDDPDQVIDFYAPREALSPGGGLAPLIVVLHGGAWRAPYDRRHVTPFADFLARRGFAVANVEYRRGGVSVPGQGAAGGAGDVGPVAGRWPETFDDVAAAMDALPALVREFLPQADPRRMVVTGHSAGGHLALWAAARHLLPDDAAWRTDRPAPFRGVVALAPIADFTVAEKLDVCGGACRQLLGGEEVFTARVPYADPALLLPTGIATTLVQGRADTVVPQAVAEAYADAAAKAGEVVGLTLLEDVGHFPLIDPAADACAVVAEEIAQLAW; encoded by the coding sequence ATGCCGGACGACGCCGCATCCCGTGCCGCCGCAGAAGCCCGTGCCGCGGCCGAGGAGGAGTCGGCCTTCTCGCACGCGGCGGTCGACCCCGACGCCACCGCGGTGTACGGCGACGATCCCGACCAGGTGATCGACTTCTACGCCCCGCGCGAGGCTCTGTCTCCCGGGGGCGGCCTCGCGCCGTTGATCGTCGTCCTGCACGGCGGGGCGTGGCGGGCGCCGTACGACCGGCGCCATGTGACTCCGTTCGCGGACTTCCTGGCGCGGCGGGGGTTCGCGGTGGCCAACGTGGAATACCGGCGGGGCGGGGTGTCCGTTCCGGGGCAGGGCGCTGCCGGCGGGGCGGGTGACGTCGGCCCCGTCGCCGGGCGTTGGCCCGAGACCTTCGACGACGTGGCCGCCGCGATGGACGCGCTTCCCGCGCTCGTACGGGAGTTCCTGCCGCAGGCCGATCCGCGCCGCATGGTGGTCACCGGTCACTCCGCGGGCGGTCACCTCGCGTTGTGGGCCGCGGCCCGGCACCTCCTGCCGGACGACGCCGCCTGGCGCACCGACCGCCCCGCCCCCTTCCGCGGGGTTGTCGCACTGGCCCCGATCGCCGACTTCACGGTCGCCGAGAAGCTGGACGTGTGCGGCGGGGCCTGCCGTCAACTCCTGGGCGGGGAAGAGGTGTTCACCGCGCGCGTGCCGTACGCCGACCCCGCCCTGCTGCTTCCCACGGGCATCGCGACCACACTCGTCCAGGGCCGCGCCGACACGGTCGTCCCGCAGGCGGTCGCCGAGGCGTACGCGGACGCGGCGGCCAAGGCGGGCGAGGTGGTGGGCCTGACGCTGCTGGAGGACGTCGGCCACTTCCCGCTGATCGACCCGGCGGCGGACGCGTGCGCGGTGGTGGCGGAGGAGATCGCGCAGTTGGCGTGGTGA
- the fbaA gene encoding class II fructose-bisphosphate aldolase: MPIATPEVYNEMLDRAKAGKFAYPAINVTSTQTLHAALRGFAEAESDGIIQISTGGAEFLGGQYSKEMVTGSVALAEFAHIVAEKYPVTVALHTDHCPKDKLDGYVRPLLAVSEERVKAGGNPLFQSHMWDGSAETLADNLSIAQELLERARAAKIILEVEITPTGGEEDGVSHEINDSLYTTVDDAIRTAEALGLGEKGRYLLAASFGNVHGVYKPGNVVLRPDLLKQLNDGVAAKFGKPAGSQPFDFVFHGGSGSTEEEIRTALENGVVKMNIDTDTQYAFTRPVADHMFRNYDGVLKVDGEVGSKKTYDPRTWGKLAEASMAARVVEATQNLRSAGTKIK, translated from the coding sequence ATGCCCATCGCAACCCCCGAGGTCTACAACGAGATGCTCGACCGGGCGAAGGCAGGCAAGTTCGCCTACCCGGCCATCAACGTGACCTCGACCCAGACCCTGCACGCTGCGCTGCGCGGCTTCGCTGAGGCCGAGAGCGACGGCATCATCCAGATCTCGACCGGTGGTGCCGAGTTCCTGGGCGGCCAGTACAGCAAGGAGATGGTCACGGGTTCCGTGGCCCTCGCCGAGTTCGCGCACATCGTCGCCGAGAAGTACCCGGTCACCGTCGCGCTGCACACCGACCACTGCCCCAAGGACAAGCTCGACGGGTACGTACGCCCGCTGCTTGCCGTGTCCGAGGAGCGCGTGAAGGCCGGCGGCAACCCGCTGTTCCAGTCGCACATGTGGGACGGCTCGGCGGAGACCCTCGCCGACAACCTCTCCATCGCCCAGGAGCTCCTGGAGCGCGCCCGCGCCGCCAAGATCATCCTCGAGGTCGAGATCACCCCGACCGGCGGCGAGGAGGACGGTGTCTCGCACGAGATCAACGACTCCCTCTACACGACGGTCGACGACGCGATCCGTACGGCCGAGGCGCTCGGGCTCGGTGAGAAGGGGCGCTACCTGCTGGCCGCCTCCTTCGGCAACGTCCACGGTGTGTACAAGCCGGGCAACGTCGTCCTCCGCCCCGACCTGCTGAAGCAGCTGAACGACGGCGTGGCCGCCAAGTTCGGCAAGCCGGCCGGGTCCCAGCCGTTCGACTTCGTCTTCCACGGCGGCTCCGGCTCCACGGAGGAGGAGATCCGCACCGCGCTGGAGAACGGCGTCGTCAAGATGAACATCGACACCGACACGCAGTACGCCTTCACGCGTCCGGTCGCCGACCACATGTTCCGCAACTACGACGGCGTCCTGAAGGTCGACGGCGAGGTCGGCTCCAAGAAGACCTACGACCCGCGCACCTGGGGCAAGCTGGCCGAGGCGTCGATGGCCGCCCGGGTCGTCGAGGCGACGCAGAACCTGCGCTCCGCGGGCACGAAGATCAAGTAA
- a CDS encoding SRPBCC domain-containing protein, translating into MEHEVFVPVTVERLSEALGDPARVARAVPGLQQDAGADPVAGRLKVRVGSHSITYRGAVRVTGRDDGSYAVEGDATETRGTGSVTLALTLRLRDTEGGTTLTFDGTATADGRVTELPQDAVGAAVVRLLNRFAEALGETEEEPEQPQAKSEQPADTPEQPEQPERQETSQAVETPEESPAPPVDDFTEPANPPAEAAHARRTMIGRSAEEVDHAPPRGRYAPVPAPQTVASGAALRWAAPAAAVVLASAIVVTRVLRKRR; encoded by the coding sequence ATGGAGCATGAGGTGTTCGTTCCGGTTACGGTCGAGCGGCTGAGCGAAGCCCTGGGGGATCCCGCCAGGGTCGCCCGGGCGGTTCCCGGGCTCCAGCAGGACGCCGGCGCGGACCCCGTCGCCGGGCGCCTGAAGGTGCGGGTCGGCAGCCACTCCATCACCTACCGCGGCGCGGTACGCGTCACCGGCCGGGACGACGGCTCGTACGCCGTCGAGGGCGACGCCACCGAGACCCGCGGCACCGGCTCGGTCACCCTCGCCCTCACTCTCCGCCTGCGCGACACGGAGGGCGGCACGACCCTGACCTTCGACGGCACGGCCACGGCGGACGGCCGCGTCACGGAACTCCCGCAGGACGCGGTGGGTGCCGCCGTCGTACGGCTGCTGAACCGTTTCGCGGAGGCCCTGGGCGAGACGGAGGAGGAACCGGAGCAGCCGCAGGCGAAGTCGGAACAGCCGGCGGACACACCGGAGCAGCCGGAGCAGCCGGAGCGGCAGGAGACATCGCAAGCCGTGGAGACTCCCGAGGAGTCCCCGGCGCCCCCCGTCGACGACTTCACGGAACCCGCCAACCCCCCGGCCGAAGCGGCCCACGCCCGTCGCACGATGATCGGCCGCAGCGCGGAGGAGGTCGACCACGCACCGCCGCGGGGCCGCTACGCCCCCGTCCCGGCCCCTCAGACAGTGGCCTCGGGAGCGGCCCTCCGCTGGGCGGCCCCGGCAGCGGCAGTGGTCCTGGCATCGGCGATCGTGGTGACCCGGGTACTGAGAAAACGCCGTTGA
- a CDS encoding DUF3151 domain-containing protein, producing the protein MSIHENLLGGPPPTHLPDDPEPRELLANGTAPADVAAKYPTSSLAWAQLADEAFERGSVVESYAYARTGYHRGLDALRRNGWKGHGPVPWEHEPNRGFLRALHGLARAAGAIGEQAEYERCSQFLKDSSLTAAETLG; encoded by the coding sequence ATGTCGATTCACGAGAACCTCCTCGGGGGCCCGCCCCCGACCCACCTCCCCGACGACCCGGAGCCCCGTGAGCTCCTGGCGAACGGCACCGCGCCGGCGGATGTCGCCGCGAAGTACCCGACCTCCTCGCTGGCCTGGGCCCAGCTGGCCGACGAGGCGTTCGAGCGGGGCAGCGTCGTCGAGTCGTACGCCTATGCCCGTACGGGCTACCACCGCGGCCTGGACGCGCTGCGCCGCAACGGCTGGAAGGGCCATGGACCGGTCCCGTGGGAGCACGAGCCGAACCGCGGCTTCCTGCGCGCCCTGCACGGCCTCGCCCGTGCCGCCGGTGCCATCGGTGAGCAGGCCGAGTACGAGCGCTGCTCGCAGTTCCTGAAGGACTCCTCGCTCACGGCGGCCGAGACGCTGGGCTGA
- a CDS encoding tryptophan 2,3-dioxygenase family protein codes for MSSHEAHEAQEPETPHLDFQGTTPYEDYVKADVLTHLQQTLSDDPGEMVFLVTTQVMELWFTVIVHEWETAAGALRSDDVPTAVAALKRSVRELEALNASWKPLGQLTPAQFNSYRSALGEGSGFQSAMYRRMEFLLGDKSASMLVPHRGAPRVHAELEKALHEPSLYDEVLRLLARRGYAIPSAVLDRDVSRRYEPSEEVEAAWTALYSGPENDELARLGEALTDVAELVWRWRNDHLVATRRAMGAKAGTGGSAGVAWLEKRAQKNVFPELWTARSHV; via the coding sequence ATGTCGTCCCATGAGGCTCATGAAGCGCAGGAGCCGGAGACCCCGCATCTCGACTTCCAAGGCACGACGCCGTACGAGGACTACGTCAAGGCGGACGTGCTCACCCACCTCCAGCAAACCCTCTCCGACGATCCCGGAGAGATGGTCTTCCTGGTCACGACCCAGGTCATGGAGCTGTGGTTCACCGTCATCGTGCACGAGTGGGAGACCGCGGCGGGTGCGCTGCGCTCCGACGACGTGCCCACGGCCGTTGCCGCGCTGAAGCGTTCCGTACGGGAGCTGGAGGCGCTGAACGCCTCCTGGAAGCCGCTCGGCCAGCTGACGCCCGCGCAGTTCAACTCCTACCGCTCGGCGCTCGGCGAGGGCTCCGGCTTCCAGTCGGCGATGTACCGCCGCATGGAGTTCCTGCTGGGCGACAAGTCCGCGTCCATGCTCGTCCCGCACCGGGGCGCACCGCGTGTCCACGCCGAGCTGGAGAAGGCGCTGCACGAGCCGAGCCTGTACGACGAGGTGCTGCGGCTGCTCGCGCGGCGCGGGTACGCGATCCCTTCCGCCGTCCTGGACCGGGACGTCTCGCGCCGGTACGAGCCGTCGGAGGAGGTCGAGGCCGCCTGGACGGCCCTCTACTCCGGCCCCGAGAACGACGAACTGGCCCGCCTGGGCGAGGCGTTGACCGATGTCGCCGAGCTGGTGTGGCGCTGGCGCAACGACCATCTCGTCGCCACCCGGCGCGCGATGGGCGCCAAGGCCGGCACGGGCGGCTCCGCCGGGGTGGCCTGGCTGGAGAAGCGCGCGCAGAAGAACGTGTTCCCGGAGCTGTGGACGGCCCGGTCCCATGTCTGA
- a CDS encoding MFS transporter: MPDVRLASPQGKWILLTTVLGSSMALLDSTVVNVALPRIGRDLDTDLAALQWTVNAYMLTLAGLILLGGSLGDRYGRRKVFVVGVVWFAAASLLCGLAPNAGVLVAARALQGVGGALLTPGSLALIQASFHPDDRGRAVGLWSGFGGVGAAVGPFVGGWLVDGPGWRWVFLLNVPLALVCAPIAVRHVPESDGGTSRSRGAESGGGRAGHGRFDVLGAVLGALALALVTYALIEARSGSLLVAFTAVAGVAAGVAFVAVEKRRPDPMMPLGIFASRQFTAVNLVTLCVYAAFGGFFFLGAVQLQVVVGYSALQAGTALLPTTVLMLLFSARSGALADRIGPRIPLTVGPLLCAAGMLLMLRVGPDASYLADVLPALLVLGTGMVTLVAPLTATVLGSVDASRAGLASGINNAAARAAGLIAVAALPLVTGMGEEAYRSPTAFDSAFGRAMTVCAGVLVVGAVVAFATVRSLPAGCRKPECRTHGAVLAPPLEGERARARLS, encoded by the coding sequence ATGCCCGACGTCCGGCTGGCCTCGCCGCAAGGCAAGTGGATCCTGCTCACCACCGTCCTCGGCTCCAGCATGGCGCTGCTGGACTCGACCGTCGTCAACGTCGCCCTGCCGCGCATCGGCCGCGACCTGGACACCGACCTGGCCGCCCTCCAGTGGACGGTCAACGCGTACATGCTGACGCTGGCCGGGCTGATCCTGCTCGGCGGCTCCCTCGGGGACCGGTACGGCCGCCGCAAGGTCTTCGTCGTCGGGGTGGTGTGGTTCGCGGCCGCCTCCCTGCTGTGCGGCCTCGCTCCGAACGCGGGCGTCCTCGTCGCCGCCCGGGCCCTCCAGGGAGTGGGCGGCGCCCTGCTCACACCGGGTTCGCTGGCGTTGATCCAGGCCTCCTTCCATCCCGACGACCGGGGCCGGGCCGTCGGCCTGTGGTCCGGGTTCGGCGGTGTCGGCGCGGCCGTCGGCCCGTTCGTGGGCGGCTGGCTGGTGGACGGCCCGGGCTGGCGCTGGGTGTTCCTGCTCAACGTCCCGCTGGCCCTGGTGTGCGCGCCGATCGCCGTACGGCATGTGCCGGAGTCGGATGGGGGCACCTCCCGCTCGAGGGGAGCCGAGAGCGGGGGAGGACGGGCCGGCCACGGCCGGTTCGACGTGCTCGGCGCGGTCCTGGGCGCGCTGGCGCTCGCGCTGGTGACGTACGCGCTGATCGAGGCGCGTTCCGGGTCCCTGTTGGTCGCCTTTACGGCGGTCGCGGGTGTGGCCGCCGGAGTGGCCTTCGTCGCCGTCGAGAAGCGCCGTCCCGACCCGATGATGCCGCTCGGGATCTTCGCGTCCCGGCAGTTCACCGCGGTCAACCTGGTGACCCTGTGCGTGTACGCGGCCTTCGGCGGGTTCTTCTTCCTGGGCGCCGTCCAGCTCCAGGTGGTGGTCGGTTACTCAGCCCTCCAGGCCGGTACGGCCCTGCTGCCGACGACCGTCCTGATGCTGCTGTTCTCCGCCCGCTCGGGCGCCCTGGCCGACCGCATCGGGCCGCGTATCCCGCTCACCGTCGGACCGCTGCTGTGCGCCGCCGGGATGCTGCTGATGCTGCGGGTCGGCCCGGACGCCTCGTACCTGGCCGACGTCCTGCCCGCGCTGCTGGTCCTGGGCACCGGCATGGTCACGCTGGTGGCCCCGCTGACGGCGACCGTGCTGGGCTCGGTGGACGCCTCGCGGGCCGGGCTGGCCAGCGGCATCAACAACGCGGCCGCCCGGGCGGCGGGCCTGATCGCGGTGGCCGCGCTGCCGCTGGTCACGGGGATGGGGGAGGAGGCGTACCGGTCGCCCACGGCGTTCGACAGTGCGTTCGGGCGGGCGATGACGGTGTGCGCGGGGGTGCTGGTGGTGGGGGCGGTGGTGGCCTTCGCGACGGTACGGTCGCTGCCGGCGGGGTGTCGGAAGCCGGAGTGCCGGACGCATGGAGCCGTGCTGGCACCGCCGCTGGAGGGGGAGCGGGCTCGCGCGCGACTCTCGTAG
- a CDS encoding aldose epimerase family protein yields the protein MSQEDITLTAGDAEVTLQPGNGGRVGGLRVGGVELLRQGERFGCFPMVPWCGRIRDGRFRDGADVHQMPLNSPPHAIHGTARDGAWSIARTTNDEAVLTYDLVKPWPYAGRVTQIAALTPDALTLTMSVETYDSSFPAQIGWHPWFNRVLDGGEPVRLDFTAAWQEERGDDHLPTGNRVEPKPSPWDDCFGMPGGVDVTLTWPGQLELKVASREEWVVVYDEQEAAVCVEPQTGPPNGLNTLPRLVTPLEPLEASTTWSWRRL from the coding sequence GTGAGCCAAGAAGACATCACACTGACCGCGGGCGACGCGGAAGTGACCTTGCAGCCGGGAAACGGTGGACGGGTCGGGGGACTGCGGGTCGGAGGCGTCGAACTGCTGCGGCAGGGAGAGCGCTTCGGGTGCTTCCCGATGGTCCCCTGGTGCGGCCGCATCCGGGACGGACGGTTCCGTGACGGCGCCGACGTCCACCAGATGCCGCTCAACTCCCCACCGCACGCCATCCACGGCACGGCCCGCGACGGCGCCTGGAGCATCGCCCGCACCACCAACGACGAGGCCGTCCTCACGTACGACCTCGTCAAGCCCTGGCCCTACGCGGGCCGCGTCACCCAGATCGCGGCGCTCACGCCGGACGCCCTGACGCTCACGATGTCCGTGGAGACGTACGACTCCTCCTTCCCGGCCCAGATCGGCTGGCACCCCTGGTTCAACCGTGTCCTCGACGGCGGCGAGCCGGTCCGGCTCGACTTCACCGCTGCCTGGCAGGAGGAGCGCGGCGACGACCACCTGCCCACCGGCAACCGCGTCGAGCCGAAGCCGAGCCCCTGGGACGACTGCTTCGGCATGCCCGGCGGCGTCGACGTCACGCTCACCTGGCCCGGGCAGCTGGAGCTGAAGGTCGCCAGCCGCGAGGAATGGGTCGTGGTGTACGACGAGCAGGAGGCCGCCGTCTGCGTGGAGCCGCAGACCGGGCCGCCCAACGGCCTGAACACGCTGCCGCGCCTGGTCACGCCCCTGGAGCCGCTGGAGGCCTCGACGACCTGGAGCTGGCGCCGCCTCTAA
- the pyrE gene encoding orotate phosphoribosyltransferase: protein MTDARAALKQQILDKAVVHGKVTLSSGLEADYYVDLRLVTLDGEAAPLVGQVLLDLTADLEFDAVGGLTMGADPVGTAMLHAAAARGRRLDAFVVRKAAKAHGMQKRVEGPDIAGRRVLVVEDTSTTGNSPLEAVAAVREAGAEVVAVATIVDRATGAAEKIEQGAGVPYRFAYSKDELDLD from the coding sequence ATGACTGACGCACGCGCCGCCCTGAAGCAGCAGATCCTCGACAAGGCCGTGGTGCACGGCAAGGTGACCCTGTCGTCCGGCCTGGAGGCCGACTACTACGTCGACCTTCGCCTGGTGACCCTCGACGGCGAGGCCGCTCCCCTGGTCGGACAGGTGCTGCTCGACCTGACCGCCGACCTGGAGTTCGACGCGGTCGGCGGTCTGACGATGGGCGCGGACCCGGTCGGCACGGCCATGCTGCACGCCGCCGCCGCGCGCGGGCGCAGGCTCGACGCCTTCGTCGTACGGAAGGCGGCGAAGGCGCACGGTATGCAGAAGCGGGTGGAGGGGCCGGACATCGCGGGGCGCCGGGTCCTGGTCGTCGAGGACACCTCCACCACCGGGAACTCCCCGCTCGAAGCGGTCGCGGCCGTGCGCGAGGCGGGCGCCGAGGTCGTCGCCGTCGCCACGATCGTCGACCGGGCCACCGGCGCCGCCGAGAAGATCGAGCAGGGCGCGGGAGTGCCGTACCGCTTCGCGTACTCGAAGGACGAGCTGGACCTGGACTGA
- a CDS encoding alpha/beta hydrolase yields the protein MVAVVAPLSAAARPEIPAPSPATLPELTATTLDRTYAANTANAAEAARMAAAHGDTHRAEADREMAAPGRHLLTFDGRGPGRATEVFGDLARADHVAVLVPGSDTSLDTYDRFRAAAAALQRQLTGTAPHGTRTAVVAWLGYRTPDTVSTTVLTTDRADEAAPHLRAFIRRLQGVVGRPTTVSLVCHSYGTVVCARAASHLDIDALALVGSPGTGADTAAALHTPARIWAARGKDDWVGEVPHVRTDLFGVTVGFGTDPVSPAFGAHVFAAGEGGHSDYFSPGSASLTNLARIVLGDTAEVTRA from the coding sequence ATGGTCGCGGTGGTGGCCCCCCTCTCCGCGGCCGCCCGCCCGGAAATCCCCGCCCCGTCCCCGGCCACCCTCCCGGAGCTCACCGCCACCACCCTCGACAGGACCTACGCGGCCAACACCGCCAACGCGGCAGAGGCGGCCCGCATGGCCGCAGCCCACGGCGACACCCACCGCGCCGAGGCGGACCGCGAGATGGCCGCACCCGGCCGGCATCTGCTCACCTTCGACGGCCGGGGCCCGGGAAGGGCGACAGAGGTCTTCGGCGACCTCGCCCGCGCCGACCACGTGGCCGTCCTGGTGCCCGGCTCCGACACCTCCCTGGACACCTACGACCGCTTCCGTGCGGCGGCGGCGGCCCTGCAGCGGCAACTCACCGGCACCGCCCCCCACGGAACCCGGACCGCGGTGGTCGCCTGGCTCGGCTACCGCACCCCGGACACGGTCAGCACCACGGTCCTGACCACGGACAGGGCGGACGAAGCGGCCCCCCACCTGCGCGCGTTCATACGCCGACTCCAGGGCGTCGTCGGCCGCCCCACCACCGTCTCCCTCGTCTGCCACTCGTACGGCACGGTCGTCTGCGCCAGGGCCGCGAGCCACCTGGACATCGACGCCCTCGCACTGGTCGGCAGCCCCGGCACCGGCGCGGACACCGCCGCGGCCCTGCACACCCCCGCCCGGATCTGGGCGGCCCGGGGCAAGGACGACTGGGTCGGCGAGGTCCCCCATGTGAGGACCGACCTCTTCGGCGTCACCGTCGGCTTCGGCACCGACCCGGTCTCCCCGGCCTTCGGCGCCCACGTCTTCGCCGCCGGCGAGGGCGGCCACAGCGACTACTTCAGCCCGGGCTCGGCCTCCCTGACCAACCTCGCCCGGATCGTCCTCGGAGACACCGCGGAGGTGACCCGTGCCTGA